Genomic DNA from Amycolatopsis alba DSM 44262:
ATGAACGATCAGGTAGCGGACCTCTGGTCCAGGATCGAACCGCTGACGCTGACGGGCTGATACGCACTCGTGAGAGCCTCGCAGACTCGCGGGAGGACACGTCCTGGCCGGCGGTCGGTGCCCTGAGTCTGGTGCACAACGATATTCCGCAGCTTCGTCGGGTTCTGGACACACGGGACCAGCCTGTGGACGGCCCTATTCGCCCGCTGCACGAGCTGACGCTCGCCGTTCGTGCAGTAGTCGGGCTGAGGCTGCAATCGGACTATGCCGTTCTGGCTGCTGCCGTCGTTGACCTGCTCCCGGAACTGCACAGGGCCGTCCTCACGGCGCCGTCTGGGCTTGAGGCGGAATATGCCGGCCTGCTTGCTCGTGTCTATCGGGCCGCTGACGCGATCGCGGACAAGCACGGGTACTACGACCTCTCGGCGCGGATTATCGATTTGATGAAGGATGCGGCGCAGCTGTCCGGAGATGACCTTCTCGTCGGCAGCGCCGCATATGTGCGGGGCGAAGTCTTCTTCGCATCCGAGGATCTGGAAGCTGGCAGGCTGATGCTGACGACTGCCGCCGACAGGATCGACGTCAATGCCTCCGAGACCGCAGCGGCGACGTACGGGACGTTGCACATGAGGGCGGCCGTGATGGCCGCGCGGGCGGGACGCGCACTTCGAGCGCGTGACCACATCGAGGAGGCACAGCAGGCAGCGCGGCAGGTCGACGAGGGTGTCCACCTGGGAACAGCGTTCGGGCCACCGTCAGTACGTATCCATTGGCTGGCGCTCTCGGTGGAACTTGGCGACGTCGGCGCCGCATTGCGCCTCGCTAGCGGCTGGGCGCCGCCGACCAGGATGCCAGCCGAGCGCCGCTCGCACTTCTACATCGATCTGGGACGCGCGTTTCACCTGGCTGATCAGCCCGCGCGGGTGTTGAGCGCGTTCAGGGAGGCCAAGCGCATCGCTCCCGAGCACGTTCGTGAGCATCCGCAGGTCATCGAGGTGATCGACCACCTTGAGCTCACAACGCGCGGTGACTTGCGTGACGCCTTCAGCGATTTCGCAGCCACCCTGGCCAAGCCGCAAGGCCGAAGCTCCTTCGGGCCGTAGTCACGACGCGAGCAGACCAGGAAGGTCTGCGAGCGAGTCGATCACCCAGTCCGCGTTCTCGCGCACGACCGGGTCATCCGCCCACAAGTATCCGAGCGGGCCTCGGCGGATCAGCGCACATCGCAAGCCAGCCGAGCGGGCGGGCACGATGTCGTTGTCCCGATGATCCCCGACGTAAAGGATCTCGTGCGGGCCCCCAGGAGCAAACTCGATCACTTTGCGGAAGAACCCGGCATCCGGTTTCGCGACACCCCACTCCCCGGACGTGGCGATGACGTCGACGGGCAAGGCGAGCCGTCGGAGCAACCCGGCGGCATTGTCCGTCTGGTTGCCGGCGATCCCGAGCCAATAGCCCGCCGCCTTCAGGACTTCGAGCGCATGCCGTACGTCGGGATAGAGATCCGACTCCTCGATCCGTTCGCCAACCCCAGCCTCCTCCCGAAGCCGACGCTCGGCGACCAGATCAAAGCCGGGGCGAATGAGCTGAAACGCTTCTGCGTTGTTGCGACCAGCCGCGGTAACCGCGCCGACGAGACCGGACAGCGTGTTCAAGGGCACGCCGAGCCGATCGGCCCACGCTCCCCACTCCCGGTCGTCTTTGATCAAGGTTTCGCCGACGTCGAACACCACGGAGCGGATCACGAAGCGTCTACCCTTTCTCTCCTGGTCCACAGGCGACTACCTGGCCTGCCATGTGCCGTCTACGCGCCCGAAGCAAGCCTCGCAATACCGGCCTACACCGTGGACCTGACCCTATCGGGCGCACCCAGACGTCCAGAAGGCGGAACACGTTGACGGCTTGCCGCAGGGCGATCAGGCACGCTCAATAGACAGCGATCCGGGTCTGTACACCGAATGGGTGACCCGCCCAGAATTTACTGATTACGCAACGTTGTTTCCGCTGGTCAATATATCTGACCTTCCGGTTGCTTCCGGTCACCGCCCGGTTGACCTTCCTGGTCGCCACACCACCTCGTCATGAAGATCACCCCATCACATTTTCGAGGGGTTGATGCACGTGGCTTCCGGTGCCGCCGTTCCGCGGTTGATTCCGTCAGAGCACCTGGCTCATCACGAGGATTACAGCCGTGCGCGGTTTATCGACGCGCTGGTGGGCGGTAAGGACCACTACGAACTGGACCGGGAGCTAGCGGGCAAGGTCCGCCGGGCCCTTCCCGATGGGGCCGATGCCGCGGGTCGCTTGTTCGTGGAGGATCGCCGCTTTCAGCTGCGGGTCTGCGAGATGATGCTCCGGCGCACGCCGGTGACGACGTTCGTGGTCTGCGGAGCCGATCAATGGTCCGTGGACGGAGATCCGCTGCACGACCGTATTCACCGAACGCGCCCCGATGCTGCCGTGATCTATGCCGAGCCGGAACCCGTCATCCTTGCCCACGCACTCGGTGTCTACGACACGGCCATCAACGCACGCTCGTCCATGGTCCGTGTCGTCGAGGCCGACATCTACGATCCCGGTTTTCTCCGCGAACTCTATGAGACGCCGCACGTTCCGCTCTATTCCGGGGAACCCATAGCGGTTCTGCACTGCGCCACTCTGCCGTTCGCACCCGCCAGGGAGGAAGGGACCACGGCGGACATCACCACTGGGCTGATCGACACGCTCCCGGACGGTTCGTTCCTCGCGCTCACGCATCTGTGCGCACCCGAGGAACCCC
This window encodes:
- a CDS encoding SAM-dependent methyltransferase yields the protein MASGAAVPRLIPSEHLAHHEDYSRARFIDALVGGKDHYELDRELAGKVRRALPDGADAAGRLFVEDRRFQLRVCEMMLRRTPVTTFVVCGADQWSVDGDPLHDRIHRTRPDAAVIYAEPEPVILAHALGVYDTAINARSSMVRVVEADIYDPGFLRELYETPHVPLYSGEPIAVLHCATLPFAPAREEGTTADITTGLIDTLPDGSFLALTHLCAPEEPHRAKAAQRAGEELAAQGLGTRPFLPRKDIEALFGDLELFVPNALTQSREPVPCSEWYPPGPFRERYAIDQFNLAGLARKGKPTPIA
- a CDS encoding helix-turn-helix transcriptional regulator is translated as MKTPRRGLIADRERAGHTQESLAAALGVDVKTVRNWENGTYKPRTPDLHRRLASELRITRRQLTLRLDPSAANVSASSDQHHDDERSGSGPLVQDRTADADGLIRTRESLADSREDTSWPAVGALSLVHNDIPQLRRVLDTRDQPVDGPIRPLHELTLAVRAVVGLRLQSDYAVLAAAVVDLLPELHRAVLTAPSGLEAEYAGLLARVYRAADAIADKHGYYDLSARIIDLMKDAAQLSGDDLLVGSAAYVRGEVFFASEDLEAGRLMLTTAADRIDVNASETAAATYGTLHMRAAVMAARAGRALRARDHIEEAQQAARQVDEGVHLGTAFGPPSVRIHWLALSVELGDVGAALRLASGWAPPTRMPAERRSHFYIDLGRAFHLADQPARVLSAFREAKRIAPEHVREHPQVIEVIDHLELTTRGDLRDAFSDFAATLAKPQGRSSFGP
- a CDS encoding HAD family hydrolase; this translates as MIRSVVFDVGETLIKDDREWGAWADRLGVPLNTLSGLVGAVTAAGRNNAEAFQLIRPGFDLVAERRLREEAGVGERIEESDLYPDVRHALEVLKAAGYWLGIAGNQTDNAAGLLRRLALPVDVIATSGEWGVAKPDAGFFRKVIEFAPGGPHEILYVGDHRDNDIVPARSAGLRCALIRRGPLGYLWADDPVVRENADWVIDSLADLPGLLAS